In Cuculus canorus isolate bCucCan1 chromosome 8, bCucCan1.pri, whole genome shotgun sequence, a single genomic region encodes these proteins:
- the PCSK9 gene encoding proprotein convertase subtilisin/kexin type 9: MSPLALVALVALVALEAAEKPGAAEEEAARVGAAPSAPAASHRAAKASWRLPGRYVVMLRRGSGVAEVRGAAQRLRARAARRGHVTELLHVFHLLPAFLVKMSDDVLDTALRLPHVEYVEEDAYVFAQSIPWNLGRIVPLQPSSGAYSPPNKGDLVEIYLLDTSVQSTHREIKGRVLVTDFESIPEEDGTRFHKQVSKCDSHGTHVAGVLSGQDAGVATGANIRSLRVLNCQGKGTVSGTLMGLEFIKATLKAQLSAPPVVLLPFTGAYSRVLNAGCRQMAQMGVVMVTAAGNYKDDACLYSPASEPEVITVGATNSEDQPASIGTLGTNFGRCVDLFAPGDDIIGASSDCSTCFVAQSGTSQAAAHVAGIIAMLLSAEPQLSLTELRQRLLHFATKSVMDLAWFPEEQQLQTPNSVAGLPARLGADEQLYCRSVWSARSGLTQHATAVARCAGAEEMLGCSSFSHSGRRLGEHMEDKDGQKQCVAHNAFQGQGVYAIARCCTWPRAKCQINASSGAAEGAGCTLQDHVLTGCSFHSLAAVLGDSGRPVPGPGSGPSHCASRTEVMAHALCCPSASLECRVKEHVSPGSIEKVTVSCDDGWTLTGCNAHSQTPGTMGAYAVDDTCLAASIPGSSVATAIAICCRSRQ; this comes from the exons ATGTCCCCGCTGGCGCTGGTGGCGCTGGTGGCGCTGGTGGCGCTGGAGGCTGCGGAGAAGCCGGGGGCGGCCGAGGAGGAGGCAGCGCGCGTCGGGGCCGCTCCATCGGCACCCGCCGCCTCGCACCGCGCCGCCAAG GCGTCGTGGCGGCTGCCCGGGCGCTATGTGGTGATGCTGCGGAGGGGCAGTGGTGTGGCCGAGGTGCGAGGCGCAGCGCAGCGGCTTCGGGCGCGGGCGGCTCGGCGGGGGCACGTCACCGAGCTGCTGCACGTCTTCCACCTCCTGCCTGCTTTCCTGGTGAAGATGAGCGATGACGTCCTGGACACA GCGCTGAGGCTGCCACATGTGGAGTACGTTGAGGAGGATGCCTATGTCTTTGCCCAGAGCATCCCCTGGAACCTGGGCAGGATTGTGCCGCTGCAGCCCAGCTCGGGAGCCTACAGCCCTCCCA ATAAAGGAGACCTGGTGGAGATTTACCTGCTGGACACCAGTGTGCAGAGCACACATCGAGAGATCAAAGGCAGGGTGCTTGTGACCGACTTTGAGAGCATTCCTGAAGAGGATGGCACCCGCTTCCACAAGCAG GTCAGCAAATGTGACAGCCATGGGACTCACGTGGCCGGGGTGCTGAGCGGGCAGGATGCCGGCGTGGCCACGGGTGCCAACATCCGCAGCCTCCGCGTGCTGAACTGCCAGGGGAAGGGCACCGTCAGCGGGACCCTCATGG GCCTGGAGTTCATCAAGGCGACACTGAAGGCTCAGCTCTCTGCACCGCCGGTGGTGTTGCTGCCCTTCACTGGCGCCTACAGCCGTGTGCTGAACGCTGGCTGTCGGCAGATGGCGCAGATGGGGGTGGTGATGGTCACGGCTGCTGGTAACTACAAGGACGATGCCTGCCTGTACTCGCCAGCATCTGAGCCGGAG GTCATCACAGTCGGTGCCACCAACAGTGAGGACCAACCTGCCTCCATCGGCACCCTGGGCACCAACTTTGGCCGCTGTGTGGACCTGTTCGCCCCAGGCGATGACATCATTGGTGCCTCCAGTGACTGCAGCACATGCTTCGTGGCGCAGAGCGGGACATCGCAGGCAGCTGCGCATGTGGCAG GCATTATCGCCATGCTGCTCAGCGCCGAGCCCCAGCTCAGCCTCACCGAGCTCCGGCAGCGCCTCCTGCACTTTGCCACCAAGAGTGTCATGGACCTGGCGTGGTTCCCcgaggagcagcagctgcagacgCCCAACAGTGTGGCTGGGCTGCCCGCCCGGCTGGGTGCAG ATGAGCAGCTGTACTGCCGCTCGGTTTGGTCGGCGCGCTCAGGGCTCACCCAGCATGCCACGGCCGTGGCTCGCTGTGCTGGTGCCGAAGAGATGCTTGGCTGCTCCAGCTTCTCCCACAGCGGCAGGCGGCTGGGAGAACACATGGAG GACAAGGATGGGCAGAAGCAGTGCGTGGCCCACAACGCTTTCCAGGGCCAAGGTGTCTACGCCATTGCCAGATGCTGCACGTGGCCCAGGGCCAAGTGTCAGATCAACGCCAGCTCTGGAGCGGCCGAGGGGGCCGGGTGTACGCTGCAGGACCATGTGCTGACTG GGTGCAGTTTCCATTCCCTCGCTGCAGTGCTGGGTGACAGTGGCAGACCAGTCCCAGGGCCAGGGAGTGGGCCCAGCCACTGCGCCAGCAGGACAGAGGTGATGGCGCACGCCTTGTGCTGCCCCAGTGCCAGCCTCGAGTGCCGGGTGAAGGAGCACGTGTCCCCTGGCTCCATAGAAAAG GTGACGGTGTCATGTGATGACGGCTGGACGCTGACGGGCTGTAATgcccattcccagacccctggcACCATGGGAGCCTACGCTGTGGATGATACCTGCTTGGCAGCCAGCATCCCGGGCAGCAGTGTGGCCACGGCCATCGCCATTTGCTGCCGGAGCCGGCAGtag